The genomic interval AGCCCAGACGGACTGCCAGCCGAAAGGGACATAGTCCCGCCACATTTTAGACCACCTTTTGTGTTTCCAGACGTTCGCCATCATCCGTACTTCATTCCACAGTTTTATTATAATCGTTTTCCCGGTTTTCCTGCCAGTGGACCTTTGCCGACGGGTTTTCCTGCCGGTATGACTGGATTACCCACCGTTCCTACTCTCAGTGTTCCAAATGTTCCAGCTCAGCATAAGTCACAATCTAGTCAGGATATTTCTACAAAACATAGTCCACCATCTCCATCGCAACCGGTGCACGTGCAAAATAAGAAACAGTCACATTGTAAATCACGAGCATCTAGTCCTAAACCAAACCGAGAAGAGGAAGATGATGACATTAGTTCACCAGATAGTCCTAAGGACAGTAAAAGAAATcgcaaaaattacaaaaatatgacACGTGAAAGAAGAGTAGAAGCTAATGCACGTGAGCGGTCACGTGTACATACAATAAGTGCTGCATTTGACGGATTACGACGTGCCGTGCCATCTTATTCTTATAACCAAAAACTATCCAAACTTGCTATTTTACGGATAGCTTGTAGTTATATAAATGCATTGACTAAGTTGGCAGATACCGATGATGGCAGTCCTCAGTTACAGAGTACATCATTTGCAGAGTGTGTAGACAATTGTACTAGGACAATTCAAACGGAAGGAAAAGCCCGACGGAGACATTAAATATTTCGCCGGTGATTTAAAAATGTGTGACGCGAAGTATATCTTAACTTAAACATTGTTATAGTTCCATGTTGAAAAtggctttttttttcttcttggaCGATATTGGTGGTCTCTCGGAAGACGAAATCAATAGAATTTACAATGTttgtcattttgattattttactgGTAATTTTTCCCTCAAGGATATGATTATACGGGATAATACTGTGATCAACAATGTCTTATGACAGTTTTGCGGCACGTTTTTCTGTTCAACTTAATGTGTCTAAACATCTGGGGAAGAGTTTTTGTTCATCGGCACGCATGTAAAATCCGTTTGGCGACAGAATGTCTGCggattaaaattgattttaactaaGTACAGAGCGCTGCATTAAGATTCTAATTCAATAAACTGAATTTGGGCTAATGTGCAATATCGGATGTATTTTTCTCTCATTTGACAGAAGTGAATGGCCAAACTAccgatttttttagtttttttcgtCAGTTCATTTTATACAAAGATTGAAATATGTCTcagttgttttaattgtttttaaagatatataaagaaatttataaaatgaGAATGTTCGTTTGTGTTCATTTTCTCAATTGTTCACATGCCAGGGTGCGTAAAATACTCGAAAATAGTGAAAGTTTGAAGGAAAAGCTCCTTTGGCGGAAAGATTACTTCCTACTCCCCGATGCCAAAGTTCAATTTTAGACAGTTAGATTGGTTGAAACTCCTTCCTTTTTATAGCGATTTGATTAAACCGGCGGTGTAGAGGTGGCAGGTTAGCTAGCCGCTGGTGTCGTGGTAATTTTCTCAAAAAGGCTACAGAAATTCTTTTCCTCAGGCTCTAACGTTCCGTCCATTTAAGTGttgaataaatttgtataaacttaatcaagtgaagaaaaaaatattaacactTGCGAACTAAATGACTTGACATTAGCTGAACCCTAAACTTTTCTGACTCAGCCTAGGCCTAAAAAATTGTTAGTTTAAGGTAACTCGACCTTACTTAGCTAAAACCACTTGTCCTatagattttgttgttttttgggtttttttttaattatgtagCAATTAAGATAAAGCAGCTTTGAAAGGGAAAAAAGCAAATGGACACTTTATTTTTAAGGCAATCTCTATGTTTTAAAACACTAACAATTCTAGTTACTGACCTATGAAACACCGACAGTCTATACAAAAATAGACCTACCTGCAAATTTTGGGTAACGTTACCCGAAACAAATAATTAATGTTGTAGGCcctatga from Mercenaria mercenaria strain notata chromosome 2, MADL_Memer_1, whole genome shotgun sequence carries:
- the LOC123562322 gene encoding transcription factor ATOH8-like, with protein sequence MALELTMRHGTVGSLVVPDIKPRFQRQDSDTPLSPSDTPRKNKRKLSEPKRRTTDFSIKRLCPDSPGSACSESGRSEESTPERLHEDSRDSGDCLSPDGLPAERDIVPPHFRPPFVFPDVRHHPYFIPQFYYNRFPGFPASGPLPTGFPAGMTGLPTVPTLSVPNVPAQHKSQSSQDISTKHSPPSPSQPVHVQNKKQSHCKSRASSPKPNREEEDDDISSPDSPKDSKRNRKNYKNMTRERRVEANARERSRVHTISAAFDGLRRAVPSYSYNQKLSKLAILRIACSYINALTKLADTDDGSPQLQSTSFAECVDNCTRTIQTEGKARRRH